CCTGCCCGTCATGGCCCAGATGGCCATGGCCGACCCGCGCTTCCAGCCGCTCTACCAAATCTTCGAGCAGCTCTACGCCAGCGGCCACCACGACTTCGTGCGGCTCTGGAACAACCTGCCGAACCAGGACCCCTTCGGCTGCCTCGTCGGTCACGACTGAGCACGGGAGCCCCCATGTCACGCCTCTTCCGCCCCGCCCGCCGCGCGATGGGTCTGCTCGCGCTCACCCTCTGTCCGCTGCTGCCCGCCGCCGCCCAGGCCACGGCCACCGACGCGCCGCCCGCGCTGCGCGCCAGCACCTGCTCGGTGCGGGGATTGATGGATGACATCCGCCGCGGCCTCGGCTCGGGCTCCGCGGCCTACAAGCGCTACCTGCGCACGCTGCTGCGCGAGGCCGCCGTCACGCTGCCGGACGCGGAGCTGCGCGACGCCTTCGCGCGGGAGACGGACCCGCTGATGGCCGAGCACCTCGCGGCGGCGCTGGTGGCCCGCGCCGAACGCGAGGCGGACACCACCGCCATGGACGCGGTGGCCCGTCGCGCGATGGAGGACGCCGACCCGGCCGTGCGCGCCGCCACGCTGCGCGCCATGCGCCGCACCGGCGCGCTGGAAAAAACAGGCGACCTGTACGAACGGATGGTGCGGGACGAGTCCCCGCAGGTGCGCCAGGAAGCGGCGACGAACCTCATCGAGGACAACGCCCACGTCTACGCGGGCCAGTACGGCCCGGCGGCGGACACCGCGGTGGCGTCCGCGGCGGCGGCCAAGGACCCCGCGGTGACGGCGCGCATCCTGGACAACCTCTCCACGGAGAAAATCAGCGCCGAGTCCGCCGAACGCATCCAGTCCCTGCTGCGCAGCGACGACGCGAGCGTGCGCAAGGCGGCCGTCAACGCGCTGGGGGGCGTCCCGGCGGAGCAGATGCAGGGGTCCCGCGAAGCACTGCTCGCCATGTACCGCGAGGAGAAGGACCCCGGCGTGCGCAAGGCCCTGCTCCAGAGCGTCGCCCAGCTCGGCTTCGAGGGCGCGATTCCCGACCTCCAGCGGCTGCGCGCCATGGACCCGCGCCTGGCGGGGGAGGCCGACGCGTGGATTGAGGTGCTCGGCATGGGCCTTCAGGAGTGGAGCCTGCTCCTGAGGGAGAAGCAGCGGTTGCAGCAGGCTCCGTGACAAGCGGTTCATTGAAAGGAACACATGATGCGTCGCACCCTGAAGAACTCCCTGGCCGCGCTCGCCGCGCTGGCCTTCATCCCCGCGTCCGTGACGGCCCACACCGTCAAGGGCACCCACACGGGCTCCGTGACGGCCCTGACGAACTACAGCAGCGGCACCTTCCACGGCGCCGTGGACATTGGCGCCGGTGGCCGGTGCAACTACTGGGGCGCCGAGACGGGCGTGGTGGGCTCCGTCTATTGGGCGGTGACCATCCGGACCAACGGCGTCGTCTGCAACGGCAACGGCAGCGGCAACCAGAACGAGGCGCGCCACGCCTGGCAGAGCGGCTGGACGTTCCGTCAGTGGCACTGGATCAAGACGGCGGACTCGCGCAACCGCACGTGTGACCGCTGCCAGGTGGGCAACATCGGCGGCACCGGCAACTCCACCGGTCCCCACGCGCACCTCCAGCAGGACAAGCTGGGGACGAAGGACACGTCCTGGTACCGCGGCTACGTCAGCGTGGGCACGGCGGTCACGCGCGCGAAGACCATCGGCGTGCTCGACTGATGAACGGTCTCGCGTAGGCCGTGGAGGGCCCGGACAACTCACCCATCGGAGGTCCGGGCCTTCCACCTCATGGCGACGCGGCTCAGCTCAGCTTCATGCCCTTGGGGCGGGCGAGCAGGCGCTCGATATAGGCCTCCAGCGCTGGACGGCCCGTCTTGCTGCCGAAGATGCGCATCCAGATGAGCATGGAGCCAATCATCACGTCGGCCGCGGTGAAGCGCTCACCGAACAGGTAGGGCCCGTTGCCCAGCTCCCCCTCGATGACGTTCAGCACCGTCTCGAAGTCCGTCCAGCCGCGCGAGGGCCCCGTCGGGAGCTTCATCAGGTGGTCGCCCATGGCCGGCTCCACCTGCGACGTGGAGTACACCATCAACGACAGGTAGCGGCCCCGGTCCTTGTCCCCCGGCTTCGGCGCGAGCTGGGCTTCGGGGAATTTCTCCGCCAGGTAAAGACAGATGGCCGTGCTCTCGAACAGCCGCGTGTCGCCATCCACCAGTGCTGGCAATTTCCCAGCAGGGTTGATCTTCAAGAACTCAGGCGACTTGTTTTCCTTCTTGTCGAAGTCGATGGGGACGATTTCATACGGCGCGCCACACTCATCCAACATCCACTTGGCGATGACCGCGCGGCTTCGAGGATTGAAATAGAGCTTCATCGTTGGACCTGACCTTCCCAGTGAAGAGCCGGGCCTGTCCTAACAATGAAAGAGGGTCGCGGGTGTGAAGAAAGCCGCCGCGGGAAATCCCCCCATGCGTCAGGGTTCAATGGTGGAATCTCCTTGATGCGACACGCACCCGACTGGGCTCGCTTCGCGAGCAAGCACTGGGAGCAATCCCCCACGCGGCTGCGGTTGGGCTCGCCGCTCATTCCACCGGAGCAGGCCTTCCAGGGGCTCGTGTCGGTCAGCGCGCCCTTCCGCTTCGGCACGCGCTTCCGGGCCCTGCCCGACGTGCGCTTCTTCGCGGACACCTCCCGTCTGCGCGCGCCCGGCACCCTGCTGCCCGGGGACGAGGATGCGGACGCCACCGCGTACCTCCAGCGCGTCGGTCGCGAGCTTGGCGCGGCGCGCAGCTTCCAGTGCTTCGTGGAACAGCCGCTCATGGAGGACTACGCACAATGGGAGCGCGTGCGCCGCTTCGTCGACGGCGTGTTGATGCACGTCGGCGTGCCCGTGCTGCCCATCATCAGTGACGTGTGGCTGGGCCGCTTCAGCCAGGCGCCGCAGGGCGCCGCGCGGCACGAGCACCACTCCCGCTTCACCGTGGTGCTCCAAGGGCGCGTCCGCGTCCGCCACTGGGAGAAGGACGCACGGAAGGCTCGCACGGTGGAGGCCCAGGCCGGCGACGTGTTGTATGCGCCGTCCCACCTCTGGCAGGAGGAGACGAGCGACGAGGGCGCCCTGGCGCTGCGGCTGTGGATTCCGGTGCGCGGCAGCGAGCCCCAGGAGGCCGTGAAGGCCCTGGCGGTGAAGTTGCTGAATGCCCAGCACGGTGAGGATGACACCGTCCCGTACCTGCCCTACCCCGGCAAGCGCGGGCCCGCGCGAGTGCCCCGGCTGGACGGCGTCGCGAGCGCGCTGCGCGACGTGACACACGGTCCGGACCTGCAGCAGGTGCTGCGCATCACCTGGGCCCAGCGGGTCAGCGCCTCCGCGCTGGAGCCGGTGCCTCCGCCGCGCGCGCACGAGGCCCTGGAAGAGGACGCCTTCGTGCGCAAGACGCACCCGGGACGCGTGGTGCGGATGCTCGACAGCCCGGGACAGTGGCTGTGGGCCGTCAACGGTCACGCCTTCGCGGGCCCGGGCCCCTTCGCCGCCACCGTGCTGGACGCGCTGTCGCCGGGCGTCCCCGTGCGGGTGGGCGCCCTGTGGAGCCTGGGCCGGGGCGCGGCCCAACGCGAGCAAGTGCGCGCCTTGCTGGAAACCCTTCATGCGCTTCGCGGAATCGAGCGCGTGCCCGCTCAGGAGGCGTGACGCATGGCCCGCATCGACATCCAGCGCCGGTTCGACTGGGACCTCTTCGTCACGCGCTATTGGAACCGGCGGCCGGTGCTCTACCAGGCGACGGGCGCCAGTCCCTTCGAGGACGCAGATGCGTTCGACGCGGCCCTCGGCGCCTCGCGTGGCGCCATGGCCCCACCCACGGCCATCGAGGCGCGCACGGACGTCCAGTTCACCATCGACAAGGGCCAGCCCGTCCAACCAGGCCCCTGGCTGCCCCGGGACACCGACGGTTCACTGGACGGCTATGACGCGCGGCTCGCGGCCACGCTGGGCTCGCGGCGCTACGCGCTCATCATCTCCCTGCTGCACTCGCATGGCTTCGGGCTCTGGTCTCGGGAACGGGCCTTCTTCTCCGAGCTCTGGCGGCGCGTGGGAATTCCCCTGTCGGGCGGAATCACCACGCTGTTCCATGGGAACTACGAGCACAGTCCGGTGGGCGTCCACCTGGACCGCTTCACCACGTTCCTGTTCTGCCTGCGGGGCCGCAAACGGATGCGCTTCTGGGCCAAGCGCCCCTGGAGCATGCCCGTCACCACCCTGGTGGACTACGCGCCCTATCTGGAGAAGTCCTTCACCGCGGAAGTGGGACCGGGCGACATCCTCTACTGGCCCGCCAGCTATCACCACGTGGGCGAAAGCGCGGGCGAAGGCGTCGCCACCAGCGTCAACGTGGGCATTCCCATCACCGGGCACCAGACGCGCGACGACGTGGAGGACCTCTTGAACGCGGGCCACGGCCACGCACCGCGAGCGCGTGACGCGGCGCGAAGCCCTCCGCTGGTGCGAGGGATTCTCGACGGAGAGGGCATCCTGTCGCGCGAATTGCCTGTCGCGCTGCGGCTGGCCGCCAATACCTTGCGTGAAATCACCCACGACACACGAACACAGGCGAACATTCGCACCCTGTGGCTCAACCGGCTCTCCTCGGGTGGCTTCGAGCCCTCACCCCCTCCCGCGCGACGAAGAGTCCTCAAGGACACCGACGTTCTTCACGGGAATAAAGCCTTCCCCATCCTGGTGGAGAAAACAGGCGCGGGATGGTGCTGCTCGGCCAACGGTAAGGCATTGCATGTTTCAGGCCCCCGGCAACCCGTGAATAAACTTGTCGCGACACTGAACACGGCGCGCGAGGTGCCCGTGAGCGAACTCCTGCACCCCTTTCCCTCGCGCGGCGCGCTGCCGCACCGTGTCTTGGAATCCTTGCCCGCAACCCGGGCGGGCATGCGTCGGATGCTGGAAAATCTACTGACATTTCGAGCCATCCACGTGATTGGCTCATCACGCGGCAAATAAACACATCTCAACTTGACTCAAGTGAATTACACATTTTACCATGCTTGAGCAGTCTGACCCCAACGTGTGGAGGATTTCCCATGGTGAAGGCGAAGACGAAGGCGAAGGCGTCCAAGCAGACCAAGAAGCTGACCCAGGTTCTGCAGGAGCTGGAGAAGACGGTGAAGCCCGCGGACGCCCGGAACGCGTCCCGTAGCTGCGCCCCTCGCATCTACTGCGTCTGACGTGCCACTGGCGTCTGGCTTGATGTTTCACACGCGCGTCCCGGCCTTGCCGGGCCGCGCGTTTCTATTTTCGCCCACCGGGACAGGGTTGACTGATGACGCGCAGGGCGCATGTGCTGCCATCCCTTGCATTGCCACCCGCCGCCCCACCTCGCCTCCCGCCCCACACCCGCCGACTGATGGACGCCATCCGCGCGGGACGGGCGGACAGCGGCTTCTTCCCGCCCATCGCCCGGCCCGGCCCCGAGCGCGTGCTGCATGAAGCCCGCCCTTTTCAAGGCGCGGACGACGCCGCGCGGTTGAGCGCCCTGCTCTCACGCCCTGAATTCCAGCCGCTGGTGATGCTCTATGAAGCACTGGGTGAAGGATGCGAAGCCATCGCGCGACAGCACGCGGGCCTGTTCGCCGCGCGCGTGGTGCGCATCACCAACGGAGCGCTGTTCGGCCCGGTGCTGCTGGAGGCCTTCACCCTGTGCGCCGCCACGCCCGCGGCGGACGGGCCGCATCCAGGCGTGCGACGCCTGGGGGACGGCTTCCTGGCCTTCTTCGGCCTCTTCGTGAAGCGGCTCGCGCGTGACGCGAAGGCGGGCATCTTCCAGCGCGAGGGCTTCGAGGGCCCCATCACCCACCTCTGGACCAACCCCGAGGAGACGCACAACGGACGCCAGCACGTCCTGCGCGTCCAGTTCCGACGGGGCGGCGCGCTGGCCTACAAACCCCGGCCCGCGAGCGGTGAGTCCCTCTTCCTGGCCGAACCCGCACGGCGCACGCCGCGCTCGTTCTTCGACTGGGTCAACGGCCTGCCGCCAGCGTCCGGCGAGGTGAGGCTGCCCACGCTGCGCGTCCTGCGAGGGCGAGGCCGCGACGGCGCGGCCTACAGTTGGCAGGACTGGATTGAGCGTCCGGCCCAGTGGGGGACGCTTCGCAGCACGTCGCGGCTGAAGCTCCAGGCCTGCCAACTGTCACCGCCCCAGGCCGCGCGCTTCTGGCACCGCGCCGGCGCGCTCACCGCCACGTGCTTCGCCGTGGGCGCGTCCGACCTGCTGGGCAGCAACCTGGTGGTGGGCGTCCGGCGCGGACAACGCGAGCCCCTGCCCCACCTGGTGGACCTGGAGGTGTTCTTCTGCCCCGTGCGCCGGCTGCCGGAGACGGGGCTGATTTCGGACAGCGCCCGGAGGGGCGACCACCACATCGGCTTCGAGTGGCGAGCCTGGTGGTGCACCACCGGCGGCCCGCTGCTGTGCTTCTTCCCTGGCCGGGGCGGAGCGCTCCAGCTTCACCCCCGAAGGCAGGCGTGGGCCCGCGACGAAGCCCGGTCCGTGGTGGCGGACACCGAGGGCAACGTGGGCTACGCTGCCTACCTGCTGCCCTTCCTGCGCGGCATGTTCGACGTGTGGACGAAGCTGCTGATGGAGCGGGAGCGGGTGGCGGACTTCCTGACGCGCGCGGCGCGGCGGCACTCCGTGCGCGTGCTCGTCAAACCGTCGGACGCGTACGGCGCCGCGCAGGAGCAGATGATGCTGTCGTCCCAGCGTCAGGTCCCCGCGTCGGTGAGCCGAGGCCGCGTGCGATTCAGCGACGAGGAGCGTGAACAGTTGGCCCGCTTCGACGTGCCGTACTTCTTTCGCAGGGCGGACGGCGGCCCCCTGCTGATGATGGACGCGCCGCCCGCGTCTCCGGCGTTCCGGCCCGTGGGGCCACAGCAATTCGTGGACGCCTTGGAGGCCCCCGCCCCGCACATCCTCAGCGGAGAGCAGCTCGGCTTGATGAACCTGGGCGTGGCCCTGCGAGACGCGGTGGATGCCATTGCCCAGGACCTGCGTCACCGCGTCCAGGAAGCCCCTGAGTGGGGCGTGCGTCTGGCATTGGAGGAGGACCGCCGCAAGGGCGCGGTGTCTTTCGACTGGCCGGAGACGGGCAAACGCCTGACGTTCTCCTGGAACCGCCGCACCGTGCGGCTGAGCGACGCGCCCCTGGAGGCGGCGCCCGCTCCCCGGAGTGGAGAGCGGGCACGGCGGGCCCGACCTACCGCTTGAAGTGGTCAGCGATGACGCTGGCCACGCAGCACGTCAGCTTCTTGCCGGTGGGGATGTGGAGGAACTCATTGGGGCCGTGGGCGTTGCTGCCCGGGCCCAGCAGGCCGGTGATGAGGAATTGCGCTTCCGGGAAGCGCTCACCCAGCATGCCCATGAAGGGGATGGTGCCGCCCTCGCCCATGGCCATGGCCGGACGGCCGAAGTAGGCGTCGGACGCGGACTCCACCGCGCTCGACAGCCAGGAGGCCAGCGGCGGCGCGTCCCAGCCGGTGCTGGACTTCTCGCCATGGAACGACACCGTCGCGCCGTACGGCGGGTCCTTCACCAGCGTCTGCGTGAGCGCGTCCATGGCCGCCTTGGGGTCCACGCGCGGGGGAATGCGCATGGACAGCTTCACGGTGGTGAAGGGCCGCAGCACGTTGCCCGCGCTGCTCAGCGGCGGCATGCCGTCCACACCCGTCACCGACAGGGCCGGGCGCCAGGTGCGGTTGAGCACCAGCTCCGCGCCGTCGTCCGACATGGGGCGGATGCCCGGCACCCAGGGGAACTTGGAGAAGACCTCGTCTCCCAGCACCTTGGCCGCCGCGCGGGCCTGCTCGCGCCGCGCCTCCGGAATCTGCGTGTACAGCGCCTCCACCAGCACCTTGCCCGTGGACTCCTCCTCCACGCGCGACAGCACCTGCCGCATGACGCGGAAGGACGACGGGACGATGCCGCTGGCGTCACCGGAGTGCACGCCCTCCGTGAGCACGTCCACGCGCAGGTCGCCGGCGACCATGCCGCGCAGCGACGTGGTCATCCAGAGCTGCTCGTAGTTGGCGCAGCCCGAGTCCAGGCACACCACCAGCGACGGCTTGCCGATGCGCGGCGCCAGCGCCTCGATGTAGGCCGGCAAGTCGTAGCTGCCGCTCTCCTCGCACGCCTCGATCAACACCACGCAGCGCGCGTGCGGCAGGCCCTGCTCGCGCAGCAGGCGCAGGGCGGTGAGCGAGGCGAAGGCGGAGTAGCCGTCATCCGCGCCGCCGCGGCCATAGAGCTTGTCGCCCTCCCGCAGCGGCGTCCACGGCGTCAGGTCCTTGCGCCAGCCCGTCATCTCCGGCTGCTTGTCCAGGTGGCCGTAGAGCAGGACGGTGTCGTCCCCCTTCGTACCCGGCACCTCCATGTAGATGACCGGCGTGCGCTCGCGGCCCTTCTCGTCCTTGAGGCGCACCACCTCCAGCACCAGGCCGGGCAGGTGCGGCGCCTGGGCCTGGCACCAGTCCGCCACGAGCTGCACCGCGGCCTCCATGTGGCCGGAGCGGACCCAGTCCGGGTCGAAGGCGGGCGACTTGTTGGGGATGCGGATATAGCGCTCGAGCGCGGGGAGGATTTCCTGCTCCCAGATGCGGTCGGACGACTCGGTGGCGGTCTGGACGTTCATGGCCATGTCAGGCCGAATCCAGAACACGGGACAGGGGCCCCTGTCGACAACGGGAATCCGGACAGGGGCTGGACGGCCGTGATGGCCCCCATCGGATGCGCTGAAAACGCCGCGCCCCGGCACGCTTGGAGGACGTACCGGGGCGGGCGTCCTGCCCTCAGCGGCTCACTGCTCCGCGGGGATTTCGCGGACGGACAGCCACTTGAAGTCCACGTCGTTGGCGCTGTCCCACCGGAACACCGCGATGGGGCCGCCCCAGGTGATGGGCATGGCGTTCACCGCGCCGCCGCAGTGGCTGGCGTCGCCGCCCCAGGTGCCGGAGTCCACCATGTCGTAGACCTTCTTCCAGGTGACCTTGTCGGCGTTCTCGTTCAGGTACATCTCCAGGCGAACGGCGTCCTTCCCGTTGACCTTGGTGTTGCGCATGATGGACTTGAAGCCCACCCAGCGCCCGCGCAGCGCGGACGTGCCGGACTTGTACGACGCCTGGTCGTACGACACGTGCCACGTCTCCTTCTGCCAACGCACGCGGCCGTCGTAGTGCAGCGAGCCCTTGTAGCTGCTGCCCTCGCAACCCGAGTGGTTGTCGTTGTGCTTGCCGCCACGCGCGTACCACGCGAAGTTGTCCGTGACGTCGGACACGGAGTTGACCTTCACGAAGCCGGTCATCTCGATGTTGCGCCAGTCGTTCGCCGCCTGCATGTAGCCGCGGCTGGCCAGCACGTCGCGGTCATACGTCGGAATCTTGGACGCGCTGTAGCCCGTGGAGGTGAACACGGACATGCGCACCTTGCTGTTCTTCATCTTCCAGGAGCCGTCCGAGTTGCGGCTGATGGAGTTCTGCGGATCGAACCGATTGTCGGACGTCGCGTTGTCCGCCAGGAACCACTGCTCGCCGCCGGCCTTGGTCGGGTAGAGCATCTTCACGCCGAACCTGTCCTGGCTGGGCGTCGGCTCGGGGTTCGGCTCCGGCTCCGGCTGCGGCTCGGGTTCCGGCTCGGGTTCCGGCTCGGGATTCGGATTCGGGTTCGGCTCGGGCTCCGGGACGGTGGAGCCGGAGAGGGCCACCATGTCCGTGATGCTGCCCCAGGTCGTCTGCGTGCTGCCGTAGAAGGTGACGCGCACGTAGCGCGCATTCACCGTGGGGAAGGTGACGCGCTCGAAGCCAGCCGACTTCCCGGAGGAGATGCCCACGTAGACGCGGGTGAACGTGGTGCCATTCGTCGACGTGGCGATGTCGAAGAGGTTGATGCGCTCGTTGCCACGGAACCAGGAGATATCCAGTCCGTTCAACGGCTTCACCGACCCCATGTCCGCGCGAATCCACTGGCCCGCGCCGGAGGCGGACCAACGTGTGGCGGCGTTGCCGTCAATCGCCATCGACGGCGGGGTGGGCCCGTCGAAGGAACTGGCGGTAGCGGAGACGAAGCCTCCTGCGGCCAGCGCGGGTGTCGCGAACGCGCCGACGGCCAGCGAGAACGCGGTGACAGACGTGCGGAAGCGCTTCCATCCCCCCCGGGACGAAGTCGAGTGCTGTCGATTCAAGTGACTACCTCTGGTGAGGCCGCGAGCTTCCGCGACTCAACGGCGAGGCCAGGGCC
This genomic window from Myxococcus hansupus contains:
- a CDS encoding HEAT repeat domain-containing protein, which codes for MSRLFRPARRAMGLLALTLCPLLPAAAQATATDAPPALRASTCSVRGLMDDIRRGLGSGSAAYKRYLRTLLREAAVTLPDAELRDAFARETDPLMAEHLAAALVARAEREADTTAMDAVARRAMEDADPAVRAATLRAMRRTGALEKTGDLYERMVRDESPQVRQEAATNLIEDNAHVYAGQYGPAADTAVASAAAAKDPAVTARILDNLSTEKISAESAERIQSLLRSDDASVRKAAVNALGGVPAEQMQGSREALLAMYREEKDPGVRKALLQSVAQLGFEGAIPDLQRLRAMDPRLAGEADAWIEVLGMGLQEWSLLLREKQRLQQAP
- a CDS encoding glutathione S-transferase family protein, encoding MKLYFNPRSRAVIAKWMLDECGAPYEIVPIDFDKKENKSPEFLKINPAGKLPALVDGDTRLFESTAICLYLAEKFPEAQLAPKPGDKDRGRYLSLMVYSTSQVEPAMGDHLMKLPTGPSRGWTDFETVLNVIEGELGNGPYLFGERFTAADVMIGSMLIWMRIFGSKTGRPALEAYIERLLARPKGMKLS
- a CDS encoding JmjC domain-containing protein — encoded protein: MARIDIQRRFDWDLFVTRYWNRRPVLYQATGASPFEDADAFDAALGASRGAMAPPTAIEARTDVQFTIDKGQPVQPGPWLPRDTDGSLDGYDARLAATLGSRRYALIISLLHSHGFGLWSRERAFFSELWRRVGIPLSGGITTLFHGNYEHSPVGVHLDRFTTFLFCLRGRKRMRFWAKRPWSMPVTTLVDYAPYLEKSFTAEVGPGDILYWPASYHHVGESAGEGVATSVNVGIPITGHQTRDDVEDLLNAGHGHAPRARDAARSPPLVRGILDGEGILSRELPVALRLAANTLREITHDTRTQANIRTLWLNRLSSGGFEPSPPPARRRVLKDTDVLHGNKAFPILVEKTGAGWCCSANGKALHVSGPRQPVNKLVATLNTAREVPVSELLHPFPSRGALPHRVLESLPATRAGMRRMLENLLTFRAIHVIGSSRGK
- a CDS encoding DUF4135 domain-containing protein — translated: MDAIRAGRADSGFFPPIARPGPERVLHEARPFQGADDAARLSALLSRPEFQPLVMLYEALGEGCEAIARQHAGLFAARVVRITNGALFGPVLLEAFTLCAATPAADGPHPGVRRLGDGFLAFFGLFVKRLARDAKAGIFQREGFEGPITHLWTNPEETHNGRQHVLRVQFRRGGALAYKPRPASGESLFLAEPARRTPRSFFDWVNGLPPASGEVRLPTLRVLRGRGRDGAAYSWQDWIERPAQWGTLRSTSRLKLQACQLSPPQAARFWHRAGALTATCFAVGASDLLGSNLVVGVRRGQREPLPHLVDLEVFFCPVRRLPETGLISDSARRGDHHIGFEWRAWWCTTGGPLLCFFPGRGGALQLHPRRQAWARDEARSVVADTEGNVGYAAYLLPFLRGMFDVWTKLLMERERVADFLTRAARRHSVRVLVKPSDAYGAAQEQMMLSSQRQVPASVSRGRVRFSDEEREQLARFDVPYFFRRADGGPLLMMDAPPASPAFRPVGPQQFVDALEAPAPHILSGEQLGLMNLGVALRDAVDAIAQDLRHRVQEAPEWGVRLALEEDRRKGAVSFDWPETGKRLTFSWNRRTVRLSDAPLEAAPAPRSGERARRARPTA
- a CDS encoding M20 family metallopeptidase, whose amino-acid sequence is MAMNVQTATESSDRIWEQEILPALERYIRIPNKSPAFDPDWVRSGHMEAAVQLVADWCQAQAPHLPGLVLEVVRLKDEKGRERTPVIYMEVPGTKGDDTVLLYGHLDKQPEMTGWRKDLTPWTPLREGDKLYGRGGADDGYSAFASLTALRLLREQGLPHARCVVLIEACEESGSYDLPAYIEALAPRIGKPSLVVCLDSGCANYEQLWMTTSLRGMVAGDLRVDVLTEGVHSGDASGIVPSSFRVMRQVLSRVEEESTGKVLVEALYTQIPEARREQARAAAKVLGDEVFSKFPWVPGIRPMSDDGAELVLNRTWRPALSVTGVDGMPPLSSAGNVLRPFTTVKLSMRIPPRVDPKAAMDALTQTLVKDPPYGATVSFHGEKSSTGWDAPPLASWLSSAVESASDAYFGRPAMAMGEGGTIPFMGMLGERFPEAQFLITGLLGPGSNAHGPNEFLHIPTGKKLTCCVASVIADHFKR
- a CDS encoding discoidin domain-containing protein, translated to MNRQHSTSSRGGWKRFRTSVTAFSLAVGAFATPALAAGGFVSATASSFDGPTPPSMAIDGNAATRWSASGAGQWIRADMGSVKPLNGLDISWFRGNERINLFDIATSTNGTTFTRVYVGISSGKSAGFERVTFPTVNARYVRVTFYGSTQTTWGSITDMVALSGSTVPEPEPNPNPNPEPEPEPEPEPQPEPEPNPEPTPSQDRFGVKMLYPTKAGGEQWFLADNATSDNRFDPQNSISRNSDGSWKMKNSKVRMSVFTSTGYSASKIPTYDRDVLASRGYMQAANDWRNIEMTGFVKVNSVSDVTDNFAWYARGGKHNDNHSGCEGSSYKGSLHYDGRVRWQKETWHVSYDQASYKSGTSALRGRWVGFKSIMRNTKVNGKDAVRLEMYLNENADKVTWKKVYDMVDSGTWGGDASHCGGAVNAMPITWGGPIAVFRWDSANDVDFKWLSVREIPAEQ